AAGAACCCCGGATCGACCTGCTCCGAGGAGAAGGAGGTCACCGCGTACGCCAGGGATTTCTTGTCCCGGAGGTCGGTGAAGAGCCTGCCCCCCTGCCCCGCGAGCGCCGACCCGAGCACGTCGAGGGCGTACCGGTCGGGGTCCGTGAACCTTGCTCCGGTGTACCCGATGAGGAAGTGCACCTGCTCCTTGTCCCGGGTTTCCTCCGCCCGGCGGATCCCCCCTTCCTCGGGCACCGGCATCGGCCCGAGCGGGACGAAGCCCTCGTTGCGGGGGAAGTCGCCGAAGAATTCCCTGACGGCCGAGAGCGCTTCCTGCACGCCGATGTCCCCGGACACGGAGATCACCATGTTGCGCGGATCCGCCCACCTCCGGTAGAACCCCTCCACATCCTCCCGGGTCATCCCCCGGACCGACTCCTCCGTCCCCAGCGGGTCCCGGGAGTACGGGTGGTCCCCGTAATGGGCGGCAAGGAAAAGGAGGATGACCGATTGGGTCATATCGTCCTTCTGGAGCTTTAGCCTCCCCAGAACCTCCCGGCGCTTCTTCTCGAGCTCCTCGGCCGGGAACGTGGGCGACCGGAGAGACTCGGCGAAGAGACGGAACCCGGCGGCGAAATCCCTGCTCAGAAAGCGGGCCCGCATGCCGAAGACGTTTCTTCCCGAAAAGCCGGAGAGATCGGCCGCCATGTTCTCGACCGCCTCCGCAATTTCCCGCGCCGTCCGTTCCTTCGTCCCTTTCGTGAGCATCTCCGCCATGATCGCGGAAACCCCGCCCTTCTCCCTCGGCTCCCCGCGAAGCCCGCTCAGGAAACCGGCCTCGACGGCGACCACGGGGACGGCCCGGTCCTCCCGGACGATCACCCGGATGCCGTTTTCCAGGACTTCCTTCACGACGGTCCCTCTCTTTTCCGAGCCGACCGCCTCCCGCATCGCCTCCCGGTACGCCTCCCCTGCGATCCTTCGGACCTCCTCCCCGGGGAGCAGGCCCGCATCGCCCTGCGGGACGACGGCCGCCACGGTGAGGTTCTCCGGCGTCAGATATTTCCGGGCCGCCGCGGCAATGTCATCGGCCGTCACCGCACGGATCTTCCGGAGGTACTGCTGCTCGAACCCGGCGTCGCCCAGGGTGGTCTCGAAGAACCCGACGTGGCGCGCGATGGCCCCCTGGGACTCGAGGGAATAGACGAACTCGCTCTCGGTGGCCGTCTTGGCCCGGGCAAGCTCCTGGCCTTGCGGGGGCGCCGCCGCGAGACGGAACGTCTGCCGCAGAATTTCCCGCAGCGCCTCCTTGGCTTTCTCGGGAGCGCCCGTGGCCGACACGATCAGGGCGCCGGGGTCCTTCGGGGTATAGGCGGAGGCGCTCACCGAATCGACCAGCCCCCGGACGTCCTTCACCTCGTGATAGAGGCGGGAGGTATGCCCGCTCCCCAGAATCAGGGAGAGGAGGTCCCAGGCGAAAACGTCCTCGTCGCGCATCGAGGGCCCGTGGAATCCGATGTCGAGGTAGGCGCGCTTCGCGTCCCGCTCCTGGACCTTCACCCGGGTATTCTCCTGCGGCGGCTCGGCGGGCGCATCGGCGGACGGGGCCTCGTGGGTCGGAAGGGGAAGGAAGGCTTTCTCGATCGCCGGGCGGGCCTTCCCCGGGTTCACGTCGCCCGCGATCACGAGCACCATGTTCCCCGGATAATAATAGCGGGAGAAGTACGAAAGGAGGTCGTCCCGGGTGGTCTTCCGGATGGTGTTGTCGTACCCGATCACGGGCCGGCCGTACGGGTGGACGCGGTACATCTCCCGGAACAGGGCTTTCCCGTTCATCCTTCCCGGGTTGTCCTCGTTCATCCGGAGCTCCTCGAGGATGACCTCCCTCTCCTTGGCCAGTTCGTCCGCGTCGAACACCGAGTTCCCGATGGTGTCGGCCAGGATGTCCAGTGCGTTTTCCAGGTAGCGGCCCGAGATCGTGATGTGGTACACCGTCTGGTCGAAGCTCGTGTAGGCGTTGATCTGGCCCCCGAGGGACTCCACCTCCCGCGCGATCTGGCCGGGACCCCGTCTCTTCGTCCCCTTGAAGGCCATGTGCTCCAGGATGTGGGACATCCCCGCGCGCTCATCGGGTTCGGTGGCGCCTCCCGCCTTGACCCAGACCTGTACGGCGACGACCGGAGAGGAGTGGTTTTCCCGGAACACGACGGTCAGACCGTTTCCCAGCATGAATGTCTCGACCAATTTCGCCCCCTCCGCCGCCGTTTTTCCGTCCGCCGCCCCCGCGTCAGGCGGGGCGGCTCCCCACACGCAGCACGCCGCCCACAGGCAGAGAATCGCAAGGATCGTCCTGTGCCCCTTACGCGTCATCGGTCATCTCCTTC
This Candidatus Deferrimicrobiaceae bacterium DNA region includes the following protein-coding sequences:
- a CDS encoding pitrilysin family protein — encoded protein: MTRKGHRTILAILCLWAACCVWGAAPPDAGAADGKTAAEGAKLVETFMLGNGLTVVFRENHSSPVVAVQVWVKAGGATEPDERAGMSHILEHMAFKGTKRRGPGQIAREVESLGGQINAYTSFDQTVYHITISGRYLENALDILADTIGNSVFDADELAKEREVILEELRMNEDNPGRMNGKALFREMYRVHPYGRPVIGYDNTIRKTTRDDLLSYFSRYYYPGNMVLVIAGDVNPGKARPAIEKAFLPLPTHEAPSADAPAEPPQENTRVKVQERDAKRAYLDIGFHGPSMRDEDVFAWDLLSLILGSGHTSRLYHEVKDVRGLVDSVSASAYTPKDPGALIVSATGAPEKAKEALREILRQTFRLAAAPPQGQELARAKTATESEFVYSLESQGAIARHVGFFETTLGDAGFEQQYLRKIRAVTADDIAAAARKYLTPENLTVAAVVPQGDAGLLPGEEVRRIAGEAYREAMREAVGSEKRGTVVKEVLENGIRVIVREDRAVPVVAVEAGFLSGLRGEPREKGGVSAIMAEMLTKGTKERTAREIAEAVENMAADLSGFSGRNVFGMRARFLSRDFAAGFRLFAESLRSPTFPAEELEKKRREVLGRLKLQKDDMTQSVILLFLAAHYGDHPYSRDPLGTEESVRGMTREDVEGFYRRWADPRNMVISVSGDIGVQEALSAVREFFGDFPRNEGFVPLGPMPVPEEGGIRRAEETRDKEQVHFLIGYTGARFTDPDRYALDVLGSALAGQGGRLFTDLRDKKSLAYAVTSFSSEQVDPGFFAFYMGTSPDKRDGAITDTLKIISEVRTNGITAEELGRAKQWMVGTYEIGLQSNSSYAGKMMYNELFGIGYEETFR